A single window of Podarcis raffonei isolate rPodRaf1 chromosome 9, rPodRaf1.pri, whole genome shotgun sequence DNA harbors:
- the TMEM33 gene encoding transmembrane protein 33 isoform X1 has translation MADTAQNGPMQGGAGGGAVQFLITNKLDTAMWLSRIFTVYCSALFVLPLLGLHEAASFYQRALLANALTSALRLHQRLPHFQLSRAFLAQALLEDSCHYLLYSLIFVNSYPVTMSIFPVLLFSLLHAATYTKKVLDARGSNSLLFLRNLLDKLNANQQNILKFIACNEIFLMPATVFMLFSGQGSLLQPFIYYRFLTLRYSSRRNPYCRTLFTELRIVVEHVIMKPSCPAFVRRLCVSSISFISRLAPTVA, from the exons ATGGCGGACACGGCGCAGAACGGGCCCATGCAGGGAGGGGCGGGCGGCGGAGCCGTG CAATTTCTGATTACTAATAAGTTGGATACAGCAATGTGGCTTTCCCGTATATTCACAGTTTACTGTTCGGCTTTATTTGTCCTGCCTCTTCTAGG GTTGCATGAAGCAGCTAGCTTTTATCAACGTGCCTTGCTGGCAAATGCTCTCACCAGCGCCCTTCGACTTCACCAAAGGCTACCACATTTTCAGCTAAGCAGGGCGTTCCTGGCTCAAGCCTTGCTGGAGGACAGCTGCCACTACCTTTTGTATTCCCTCATCTTTGTCAATTCCTACCCTGTTACAA TGAGTATTTTCCCAGTTCTGTTGTTTTCTTTGCTTCACGCTGCCACCTACACAAAGAAGGTTCTTGAT GCACGAGGTTCAAATAGTCTTCTTTTCCTAAGAAATCTCTTGGACAAGTTAAATGCTAATCAGCAAAACATCCTGAAATTTATAGCTTGCAATGAGATCTTCTTGATGCCGGCTACTGTGTTTATGCTTTTCAG TGGGCAGGGAAGCTTGCTGCAGCCATTTATTTACTACAGATTTCTTACACTCCGTTATTCCTCCCGCCGAAATCCATATTGCCG AACCCTCTTCACGGAACTTCGGATTGTCGTTGAGCATGTCATCATGAAACCGTCGTGCCCGGCATTTGTACGAAGGCTCTGTGTCAGCAGCATTTCTTTTATAAGCAGACTGGCACCAACAGTTGCATAG
- the TMEM33 gene encoding transmembrane protein 33 isoform X2, with product MWLSRIFTVYCSALFVLPLLGLHEAASFYQRALLANALTSALRLHQRLPHFQLSRAFLAQALLEDSCHYLLYSLIFVNSYPVTMSIFPVLLFSLLHAATYTKKVLDARGSNSLLFLRNLLDKLNANQQNILKFIACNEIFLMPATVFMLFSGQGSLLQPFIYYRFLTLRYSSRRNPYCRTLFTELRIVVEHVIMKPSCPAFVRRLCVSSISFISRLAPTVA from the exons ATGTGGCTTTCCCGTATATTCACAGTTTACTGTTCGGCTTTATTTGTCCTGCCTCTTCTAGG GTTGCATGAAGCAGCTAGCTTTTATCAACGTGCCTTGCTGGCAAATGCTCTCACCAGCGCCCTTCGACTTCACCAAAGGCTACCACATTTTCAGCTAAGCAGGGCGTTCCTGGCTCAAGCCTTGCTGGAGGACAGCTGCCACTACCTTTTGTATTCCCTCATCTTTGTCAATTCCTACCCTGTTACAA TGAGTATTTTCCCAGTTCTGTTGTTTTCTTTGCTTCACGCTGCCACCTACACAAAGAAGGTTCTTGAT GCACGAGGTTCAAATAGTCTTCTTTTCCTAAGAAATCTCTTGGACAAGTTAAATGCTAATCAGCAAAACATCCTGAAATTTATAGCTTGCAATGAGATCTTCTTGATGCCGGCTACTGTGTTTATGCTTTTCAG TGGGCAGGGAAGCTTGCTGCAGCCATTTATTTACTACAGATTTCTTACACTCCGTTATTCCTCCCGCCGAAATCCATATTGCCG AACCCTCTTCACGGAACTTCGGATTGTCGTTGAGCATGTCATCATGAAACCGTCGTGCCCGGCATTTGTACGAAGGCTCTGTGTCAGCAGCATTTCTTTTATAAGCAGACTGGCACCAACAGTTGCATAG